A stretch of the Actinomycetota bacterium genome encodes the following:
- a CDS encoding NADH-quinone oxidoreductase subunit A: MNTYYNSYGVVVAVIVAGAGLVAVAFGAAKLIAPSRPSYGKLTTYECGIDPVGEGWAQSQVRYYIYGFLFVIFDVESVFLFPWAVTFENIGWSAVVEMGLFIGILGVGLVYAWRKGVLRWA; this comes from the coding sequence GTGAACACCTACTACAACAGCTACGGGGTCGTCGTCGCCGTGATCGTCGCGGGCGCGGGTCTGGTCGCCGTGGCCTTCGGCGCCGCGAAGCTGATCGCTCCCAGCCGCCCGAGCTACGGCAAGCTCACGACCTACGAGTGCGGCATCGACCCGGTGGGCGAGGGCTGGGCGCAGAGCCAGGTCCGCTACTACATCTACGGGTTCCTCTTCGTGATCTTCGACGTCGAGAGCGTGTTCCTGTTCCCGTGGGCGGTGACCTTCGAGAACATCGGTTGGAGCGCCGTCGTCGAGATGGGTCTGTTCATCGGGATCCTCGGCGTCGGCCTCGTGTACGCGTGGCGGAAGGGGGTGCTGAGGTGGGCGTGA
- the nuoL gene encoding NADH-quinone oxidoreductase subunit L, translating to MLSSVWLIPVLPLAAAVINLLLGKRLGRFAGLLASGVMLAAFALGLGILFDLLSLPGEERLHIVRGWEWIASGSFEVGVDLRVDPLAVTMLLVITGVGSLIHIYSIGYMAHDPRGSRFFAYMNLFVFFMLMLVLAENFLLLYLGWEGVGLCSYLLIGFWFDKTDAANAAKKAFITTRIGDVALLLGIVLVWVHFGSLDFSVVFEQGGAAARLTTGAATAIALLLLGGAIGKSAQVPLHVWLPDAMEGPTPVSALIHAATMVTAGVYLVVRSHTIFETSGTALTVTMVVGLVSAIYAGFASIGQYDLKRALAYSTMSQLGFMFFAAGMGFYGGAMLLLVCHAFYKALLFLSAGSVLHGLNDETDMRKMGGLRAEMPVTSTMFIIGAFALSGLPPLAGFFAKDHIVNFASSSGRTWAYVLASGGAFLSALYIFRPVFIAFLGSKRYEGHAHESPPVMTAPLGILAIGAIFGGVLGLSAENGLLERFLEPVIGHPASAHLGPPESTLIAISVALVLLALGLAWYLWSSGRYDWLSFPQRQPFSAEALRTGFFVNPGYAWAVEHWGKGGARALAWFDTQVIDGAVNGVGAIARRASRISPIWEGGLVRVYAASFAIGAVAILFVLGLRS from the coding sequence GTGCTGAGCTCCGTCTGGCTGATCCCGGTGTTGCCGCTGGCGGCCGCGGTGATCAACCTGCTGCTGGGCAAGCGCCTCGGGCGGTTCGCCGGCCTGTTGGCGAGCGGCGTGATGCTGGCGGCGTTCGCGCTCGGACTCGGGATCTTGTTCGACCTGCTGTCGCTGCCCGGCGAGGAGCGCCTGCACATCGTCCGGGGATGGGAGTGGATCGCGTCCGGCAGCTTCGAGGTCGGCGTCGACCTCCGTGTCGACCCGCTCGCGGTCACGATGCTGCTCGTGATCACCGGGGTCGGGTCGTTGATCCACATCTACTCGATCGGATACATGGCCCACGATCCGCGCGGGTCGCGCTTCTTCGCGTACATGAACCTGTTCGTCTTCTTCATGCTGATGCTCGTGCTGGCGGAGAACTTCCTGCTCCTGTACCTCGGGTGGGAGGGCGTCGGGCTCTGCTCGTACCTGCTGATCGGCTTCTGGTTCGACAAGACCGATGCCGCGAACGCCGCGAAGAAGGCGTTCATCACGACGCGGATCGGCGACGTCGCCCTGCTGCTGGGGATCGTCCTGGTCTGGGTGCACTTCGGGTCGCTGGACTTCTCGGTGGTCTTCGAGCAGGGCGGAGCTGCCGCTCGTCTCACGACCGGCGCCGCCACCGCGATCGCCCTGTTGCTGCTCGGCGGAGCGATCGGGAAGTCGGCGCAGGTTCCGCTGCACGTCTGGTTGCCCGACGCGATGGAGGGACCGACGCCCGTCTCGGCCCTGATCCACGCCGCCACGATGGTCACCGCGGGCGTTTACCTCGTCGTGCGCTCTCACACGATCTTCGAGACGAGCGGAACCGCGCTGACGGTGACGATGGTCGTGGGCCTCGTCTCCGCGATCTACGCGGGGTTCGCGTCGATCGGACAGTACGACCTGAAGCGCGCGCTCGCGTACTCGACGATGAGCCAGCTCGGGTTCATGTTCTTCGCCGCGGGGATGGGCTTCTACGGCGGCGCGATGCTGCTGCTCGTGTGCCACGCCTTCTACAAGGCGCTGCTGTTCCTGTCGGCCGGCTCGGTGTTGCACGGGCTGAACGACGAGACGGACATGCGGAAGATGGGCGGATTGCGCGCCGAGATGCCCGTGACCTCGACGATGTTCATCATCGGAGCGTTCGCGCTGTCGGGGCTGCCGCCGCTGGCGGGTTTCTTCGCCAAGGACCACATCGTGAACTTCGCCTCGAGCAGCGGTCGCACGTGGGCCTACGTGCTCGCGAGCGGCGGAGCGTTCCTTTCGGCGCTCTACATCTTCCGACCGGTGTTCATCGCGTTCCTCGGCTCGAAGCGGTACGAGGGGCATGCGCACGAGTCGCCGCCGGTGATGACCGCGCCGTTGGGGATCCTGGCGATCGGCGCGATCTTCGGTGGGGTCCTCGGGCTCTCGGCTGAGAACGGTCTTCTCGAGCGGTTCCTCGAACCGGTGATCGGCCACCCCGCGTCGGCGCACCTGGGCCCGCCGGAGTCGACCCTGATCGCGATCTCGGTCGCGCTCGTCCTGCTCGCGCTGGGACTCGCCTGGTACCTGTGGAGCTCAGGTCGCTACGACTGGCTGTCGTTCCCGCAGCGGCAGCCGTTCAGCGCCGAGGCGCTCCGCACCGGCTTCTTCGTGAACCCCGGCTACGCCTGGGCGGTCGAGCACTGGGGCAAGGGCGGCGCCCGCGCGCTCGCCTGGTTCGACACGCAGGTGATCGACGGCGCTGTGAACGGCGTCGGAGCGATCGCCCGGCGCGCCTCGCGGATCTCCCCGATCTGGGAGGGCGGCCTGGTCCGCGTGTACGCGGCGTCGTTCGCGATCGGCGCGGTGGCGATCCTGTTCGTGCTGGGACTCAGGAGCTGA
- the nuoH gene encoding NADH-quinone oxidoreductase subunit NuoH: protein MVKAAVVLGFFLVAPLLVGYMEHKTLAHMQARFGPMEAGGFHGWAQLVADGVKFIQKEDVVPKAADRTVFSLAPAVTMVPYIVLVVLIPFSPTVFAINLDLGIFFLLALSSVSVIGVLMAGWASANKFSLIGALRAAAQLIAYELPLVLAAAAIVMQAGTMSLIGITEMQESFWYVATQPIGFVIFMMAALAEMTRPPFDMPIADSEIIFGAYTEYTGLKFAFFLLAEYGAIVVFSAIASVLYLGGYRALPGLGAIPAPLWMAGKIAALSFVVIWLRATFPRLREDQLQRFAWLALIPLALLQIMVVAVLKVAY from the coding sequence ATCGTGAAGGCCGCGGTCGTGCTGGGCTTCTTCCTCGTCGCGCCGCTGCTCGTGGGCTACATGGAGCACAAGACGCTCGCGCACATGCAGGCGCGGTTCGGACCGATGGAGGCCGGTGGCTTCCACGGCTGGGCCCAGCTCGTCGCCGACGGGGTGAAGTTCATCCAGAAGGAGGACGTGGTCCCGAAGGCGGCCGACCGCACGGTGTTCTCCCTCGCGCCGGCCGTGACGATGGTTCCCTACATCGTCCTGGTGGTGCTGATCCCGTTCAGCCCGACGGTGTTCGCGATCAACCTCGACCTCGGCATCTTCTTCCTGCTGGCGCTGAGCTCGGTGAGCGTGATCGGCGTGCTGATGGCCGGATGGGCGAGCGCGAACAAGTTCTCCTTGATCGGCGCATTGCGCGCGGCCGCGCAGCTGATCGCCTACGAGTTGCCGCTCGTGCTCGCCGCCGCCGCGATCGTGATGCAAGCGGGAACGATGTCGCTGATCGGCATCACCGAGATGCAGGAGAGCTTCTGGTACGTCGCCACGCAGCCGATCGGCTTCGTGATCTTCATGATGGCGGCGCTGGCCGAGATGACGCGGCCGCCGTTCGACATGCCGATCGCCGACTCCGAGATCATCTTCGGGGCCTACACCGAATACACCGGCTTGAAGTTCGCGTTCTTCCTGCTCGCCGAGTACGGGGCGATCGTCGTGTTCTCGGCGATCGCGTCGGTGCTCTACCTCGGCGGGTACCGGGCGCTGCCGGGGCTCGGCGCGATCCCCGCGCCGCTGTGGATGGCGGGCAAGATCGCCGCGCTGTCGTTCGTCGTGATCTGGCTGCGGGCCACGTTCCCGCGGCTGCGCGAGGATCAGCTCCAGCGGTTCGCCTGGCTCGCGCTGATCCCGCTGGCACTGCTGCAGATCATGGTCGTCGCCGTGTTGAAGGTCGCGTACTAG
- a CDS encoding NADH-quinone oxidoreductase subunit N, producing MNPDAPLPTPPLDFLPLLPELILLGFGVIALIAGTFVRKRSHTAQLPLMLLTLAGFTTSAAASILLWNREGDATVLGGMIGTDRFSVAGRLIILAIGALGAVLAFHYFSRTQDPRAEFWALLLFSVLGMTLIVAAADLIVVFLALEILSLSLYVMTAFGWQVGSTEAAMKYFLLGAFSSAFFLFGVSFAYGASGSTNIGELALSLTDPGSQALALVAAGFLLIGFGFKVSLVPFHMWTPDVYQGAPTSVTAFMAAGTKGAAFLALTRVFTVAFQPLTWDWRPVIVAVAVVSMVGGSILAIAQTDVKRMLAYSSVAHAGFILTGLTSADQVGIEAVLYYLVAYAVSVIGAFGVVMLASGNALERSSYASFRGLAKRSPVLAGLLTLFLLSLSGIPPTVGFVGKVGVFSAAVGAGYWWLAMIGVLASAIAAFFYLRVVVMMYMQEPEGDAVADDAALPRWTLAVPAVLTLVLGVFPGLILGLLEEASILRW from the coding sequence GTGAACCCGGACGCGCCGCTCCCCACGCCGCCGCTGGACTTCCTGCCCCTGCTGCCCGAGCTGATCCTGCTCGGGTTCGGCGTGATCGCGTTGATCGCCGGGACGTTCGTCCGAAAGCGCTCGCACACCGCGCAGCTCCCGCTGATGCTGCTCACCCTCGCGGGATTCACGACGTCGGCGGCCGCCTCGATCCTGCTCTGGAACCGGGAGGGTGACGCGACCGTGCTCGGCGGGATGATCGGCACCGACCGCTTCAGCGTGGCCGGTCGTCTGATCATCCTCGCCATCGGCGCGCTCGGGGCGGTGCTGGCGTTCCATTACTTCTCGCGCACGCAGGACCCTCGGGCGGAGTTCTGGGCGCTGCTGCTGTTCTCGGTGCTCGGGATGACCCTGATCGTCGCGGCCGCCGACCTGATCGTGGTCTTCCTCGCGCTCGAGATCCTGTCGTTGTCGCTGTACGTGATGACGGCATTCGGCTGGCAGGTCGGCTCGACCGAGGCGGCGATGAAGTACTTCCTGCTCGGCGCGTTCTCGTCGGCGTTCTTCCTGTTCGGGGTGTCGTTCGCCTACGGCGCGTCGGGGAGCACGAACATCGGTGAGCTCGCGCTGTCGCTCACCGATCCCGGCAGCCAGGCGCTCGCGCTCGTGGCCGCCGGGTTCCTGCTGATCGGCTTCGGCTTCAAGGTCTCGCTCGTGCCGTTCCATATGTGGACGCCGGACGTCTATCAGGGCGCGCCCACCTCGGTCACCGCCTTCATGGCGGCGGGAACGAAGGGCGCGGCGTTCCTCGCCCTGACGCGCGTGTTCACGGTCGCGTTCCAGCCGCTCACCTGGGACTGGCGGCCGGTGATCGTGGCGGTCGCGGTGGTCAGCATGGTGGGGGGGTCGATCCTCGCGATCGCGCAGACCGACGTGAAGCGGATGCTTGCCTACTCGAGCGTCGCGCACGCCGGATTCATCCTCACGGGGCTCACGTCGGCCGACCAGGTGGGGATCGAGGCGGTCCTGTACTACCTCGTGGCCTACGCCGTGTCGGTGATCGGTGCGTTCGGCGTCGTGATGCTCGCGTCCGGCAACGCCCTCGAGCGCTCCTCCTACGCCTCGTTCCGCGGGCTCGCGAAGCGCAGTCCCGTGCTCGCCGGATTGCTGACCCTGTTCCTGCTCTCGCTCTCGGGGATCCCGCCCACGGTCGGGTTCGTCGGCAAGGTGGGCGTGTTCTCCGCCGCGGTGGGTGCCGGCTACTGGTGGCTCGCGATGATCGGTGTGCTCGCGAGCGCGATCGCCGCCTTCTTCTACCTACGGGTGGTCGTGATGATGTACATGCAGGAGCCCGAGGGAGACGCCGTCGCGGACGACGCCGCGTTGCCGCGCTGGACCCTCGCCGTGCCCGCCGTGCTCACCCTCGTGCTCGGCGTGTTCCCGGGTCTGATCCTCGGCCTGCTCGAGGAGGCGTCGATCCTCCGATGGTGA
- a CDS encoding polyprenyl synthetase family protein, with amino-acid sequence MSRRVIPGLEAPDPVLEREIRGRLDRVEEALEKAVRADSDLLAETSRHLLAAGGKRFRPMLVLLAGYFGDPTDHRLIPGSVSIELVHLATLYHDDVIDEADSRRGTPSANSRWDNTVAILTGDYLFARASEISTDLGTEVCRLLARTIAILCDGQIREVDSSGNVDQPEDSYMEIIRRKTGSLIATSCRLGGMLSDATPDTVDTLEAFGEAVGMAFQLSDDIMDVTATQLELGKEPGVDMKEGVYTLPVLHALATGPEREELSRLLSGGPPDGERLDRALEIIRTGDGIDHARAAVTGEVRRAKDLAARLPDGTPRTALVQLASFLAARCGAEQA; translated from the coding sequence GTGAGCCGCCGCGTGATCCCCGGGCTGGAGGCCCCCGACCCCGTGCTCGAGCGGGAGATCCGCGGGCGGCTCGATCGCGTCGAGGAAGCGCTCGAGAAAGCGGTCCGAGCCGACTCGGACCTGCTCGCCGAGACCTCCCGCCACCTGCTGGCCGCCGGGGGCAAGCGCTTCCGTCCGATGCTCGTCCTGCTCGCCGGCTACTTCGGCGATCCGACCGACCACCGGCTGATCCCCGGGTCGGTCTCGATCGAGCTCGTGCACCTGGCGACCCTGTACCACGACGACGTGATCGACGAGGCCGACTCGCGGCGCGGTACCCCGAGCGCGAATTCGCGCTGGGACAACACGGTCGCGATCCTCACCGGCGACTACCTGTTCGCCCGCGCCTCGGAGATCTCCACCGATCTCGGCACCGAGGTCTGCCGACTGCTCGCACGCACGATCGCGATCCTGTGCGACGGCCAGATCCGCGAGGTGGACTCATCCGGGAACGTGGACCAGCCCGAGGACAGCTACATGGAGATCATCCGCCGCAAGACCGGGTCGCTGATCGCCACGAGTTGCCGCCTGGGCGGGATGCTCTCGGATGCCACGCCCGACACCGTCGACACCCTCGAGGCGTTCGGCGAGGCCGTCGGCATGGCCTTCCAGCTCTCGGACGACATCATGGACGTCACCGCCACCCAGCTCGAGCTCGGGAAGGAACCGGGCGTCGACATGAAGGAGGGCGTCTACACGCTCCCGGTGCTGCACGCGCTGGCCACCGGCCCCGAGCGCGAGGAACTGTCCCGGCTGCTCTCGGGCGGTCCTCCCGACGGCGAGCGGCTCGATCGGGCGCTGGAGATCATCCGGACCGGCGACGGCATCGACCACGCCCGGGCCGCCGTGACGGGCGAGGTCCGCCGCGCGAAGGACCTGGCGGCGCGCCTGCCCGACGGCACGCCGCGCACCGCGTTGGTGCAGCTCGCGAGTTTCCTCGCGGCCCGATGCGGCGCGGAGCAGGCGTGA
- a CDS encoding NADH-quinone oxidoreductase subunit C — protein sequence MAPVAPPLSPPEITERLRAQLGDDLLGAEDSFGHAVFGVTASRYHEAIKLCRDEPKLACDYCDFVGGVDRGEDGFEVVTALYSTKLHHNVRFKVPLPREAPAIDTISDLYAGANWHERELIEMFGIEVTGHPQPVNLLLPEQFEGHPLRKDFVLMSRVAKPWPGDSEGEEDGDAE from the coding sequence GTGGCACCAGTGGCGCCCCCGCTGTCTCCTCCTGAGATCACCGAGCGCCTCCGAGCGCAACTCGGCGACGACCTCCTGGGCGCAGAGGACTCGTTCGGACACGCCGTGTTCGGGGTGACGGCCTCGCGTTACCACGAAGCGATCAAGCTCTGCCGCGACGAACCGAAGCTGGCCTGCGACTACTGCGACTTCGTCGGGGGCGTCGACCGGGGCGAGGACGGGTTCGAGGTCGTGACGGCCCTGTACTCGACGAAGCTGCACCACAACGTGCGCTTCAAGGTCCCGCTGCCCCGGGAGGCACCGGCGATCGACACGATCAGCGATCTGTACGCCGGCGCGAACTGGCACGAGCGCGAGCTGATCGAGATGTTCGGGATCGAGGTGACCGGGCATCCCCAGCCGGTCAACCTGCTGCTGCCCGAGCAGTTCGAAGGGCACCCGCTGCGCAAGGACTTCGTCCTGATGAGCCGGGTGGCCAAGCCCTGGCCGGGGGACTCCGAGGGCGAAGAAGACGGGGACGCGGAGTGA
- a CDS encoding NADH-quinone oxidoreductase subunit M — translation MDFPWLTLVIFLPLLGVPVLLVAKGIDDRSARGIGVAVTVLTLLASIGMLVQFDTVAAGNQLVDRAVWVESLGLQYFVGVDGISVWLVMLTTFMMPVAIFLSGGITKQVRLYIAASLVLETAVLGAFLSLDLLLFFVFFEALLVPMFLLIGVWGSTRRIYAAVKFFLYTMAGSAFLLVGIFVLYVLSGDELGRATFDLTQLQQLDLPPGTARWLFVAFFVAFAVKAPLFPVHTWLPDAHTEAPTKGSVVLAALLLKTGTYGMIRFNLTLFPEASSYFADVIAVLAVIGIIYGAIVAAMQTDLKRLIAYSSVSHIGFVVLGIFALTEQGMSGSVLQMVNHGLSTGLLFICVGLLYDRTHTREMSEMGGLATTMPLLAAMFLLATLSSIGLPGLNNFVGEFLVILGTFSVHEVLGAFAALGVILGAIYMLWAYQRTWQGAEKPAWAHLPDIGRWEAAAMGLVVVVMIAIGVYPKLLLDRVNPATDRVVARVVCADATTFGTDGSQVLAAPPEAEAPAVEGGEDPGRANCDEAFAPGQTTEEGTP, via the coding sequence GTGGACTTCCCGTGGCTGACGCTCGTGATCTTCCTCCCCCTCCTGGGAGTGCCGGTGCTGCTGGTGGCCAAGGGGATCGACGATCGTTCGGCGCGGGGGATCGGCGTCGCCGTCACGGTGCTCACCCTGCTCGCCTCGATCGGGATGCTCGTGCAGTTCGACACGGTGGCCGCGGGCAACCAGCTCGTGGACCGAGCCGTCTGGGTCGAGTCGCTCGGACTGCAGTACTTCGTCGGGGTCGACGGGATCAGCGTCTGGCTCGTGATGCTGACGACGTTCATGATGCCTGTCGCGATCTTCCTGTCGGGTGGCATCACCAAGCAGGTGCGCCTGTACATCGCGGCGTCGTTGGTGCTCGAGACCGCCGTGCTCGGCGCGTTCCTCTCGCTGGACCTGCTGCTGTTCTTTGTCTTCTTCGAGGCGCTGCTCGTCCCGATGTTCCTGTTGATCGGCGTGTGGGGCAGCACGCGGCGGATCTACGCGGCTGTGAAGTTCTTCCTGTACACGATGGCAGGCTCGGCGTTCCTGCTCGTCGGGATCTTCGTGCTGTACGTGCTGTCGGGGGACGAGCTCGGGCGCGCGACGTTCGACCTGACGCAGCTCCAGCAGCTGGATCTGCCGCCCGGCACGGCGCGCTGGTTGTTCGTGGCGTTCTTCGTCGCGTTCGCGGTGAAGGCGCCTCTGTTCCCTGTGCATACGTGGCTGCCGGACGCGCACACCGAAGCTCCGACGAAGGGCTCGGTCGTCCTGGCCGCGCTGCTGCTGAAGACCGGGACCTACGGCATGATCCGCTTCAACCTGACGCTGTTCCCCGAGGCGTCGAGCTACTTCGCCGACGTGATCGCGGTCCTCGCGGTGATCGGGATCATCTACGGGGCGATCGTCGCGGCGATGCAGACCGACCTCAAGCGCCTGATCGCCTACTCATCGGTCTCGCACATCGGTTTCGTCGTCCTGGGGATCTTCGCGCTGACCGAGCAGGGGATGAGCGGCAGCGTGCTCCAGATGGTGAACCACGGGCTGTCGACGGGCCTGCTGTTCATCTGCGTGGGGCTGCTCTACGACCGGACGCACACGCGTGAGATGTCGGAGATGGGCGGGCTCGCCACGACGATGCCGCTGCTCGCGGCGATGTTCCTGCTGGCCACGCTGTCGTCGATCGGTCTGCCTGGCCTGAACAACTTCGTCGGGGAGTTCCTCGTGATCCTCGGGACGTTCAGCGTGCACGAGGTGCTCGGGGCGTTCGCCGCGCTCGGGGTGATCCTCGGAGCGATCTACATGCTGTGGGCCTACCAACGCACCTGGCAGGGAGCCGAGAAGCCGGCGTGGGCGCATCTGCCCGACATCGGTCGCTGGGAGGCCGCGGCGATGGGCCTGGTTGTCGTGGTGATGATCGCGATCGGTGTGTACCCGAAGCTGCTCCTCGATCGGGTGAACCCCGCTACCGACCGCGTGGTCGCCCGGGTCGTGTGCGCGGATGCGACCACGTTCGGAACCGATGGGAGTCAGGTGCTCGCCGCCCCCCCGGAAGCAGAGGCGCCTGCGGTCGAGGGCGGAGAAGATCCGGGGCGGGCCAACTGTGACGAGGCCTTCGCACCCGGCCAGACCACCGAGGAGGGAACGCCGTGA
- a CDS encoding NADH-quinone oxidoreductase subunit B family protein, translating into MAEGGAEVGVIDGSPLHKVKPVKFLLNWGRKYSLWVMNFGLACCAIEFIAGSAAKHDFIRLGVIPFAHGPRQADLLVVAGTLTDKMAPALKRVYDQMPDPKYVISFGSCSNCGGPYWDSYSVTKGVDQIVPVDVYVPGCPPRPEALIHGIVKLQEKIGQEDIKEKWSGTSGAPAVSS; encoded by the coding sequence GTGGCGGAAGGGGGTGCTGAGGTGGGCGTGATCGACGGCTCTCCGCTGCACAAGGTCAAACCCGTCAAGTTCCTGCTGAACTGGGGTCGCAAGTACTCCCTGTGGGTCATGAACTTCGGTCTGGCCTGCTGTGCGATCGAGTTCATCGCCGGCTCGGCGGCCAAGCACGACTTCATCCGGCTCGGGGTGATCCCCTTCGCGCACGGACCCCGCCAGGCCGACCTGCTCGTGGTCGCAGGAACGCTCACGGACAAGATGGCGCCCGCCCTCAAGCGCGTCTACGATCAGATGCCCGACCCGAAGTACGTGATCTCGTTCGGCAGCTGCTCGAACTGCGGCGGCCCCTACTGGGACTCGTACTCGGTCACCAAGGGTGTCGATCAGATCGTCCCGGTCGACGTGTACGTCCCCGGATGCCCTCCCCGTCCCGAGGCCCTGATCCACGGGATCGTGAAGCTGCAGGAGAAGATCGGTCAGGAAGACATCAAGGAGAAGTGGAGTGGCACCAGTGGCGCCCCCGCTGTCTCCTCCTGA